From the genome of Culicoidibacter larvae, one region includes:
- a CDS encoding PTS transporter subunit EIIC, giving the protein MNNGIFATLQRIGRSFMLPIAILPIAGLLLAIGATFTNETNLSLYGLNELMGNGTIWYSFFTILKAAGDVVFANLPVLFALGVAIGMANTEKATAAIASLVGFLVLTATMSALLHIGWGAKLIDLGYTLEQFPELGGQLTQLANDPLAYSSALNGAIGTQQALGGQTTVLGMQTLNMGVFAGIIVGLLTAALHNKFYKIELPAAISFFGGTRFVPIVTAVTMIFIGILLYFVWPFVQNGISILAYGINSLGYFGTFLYGLIERSLIPFGLHHVFYTPFWQTSLGGTLEVGGKMIQGAQNIVFAQLADPNTAIIDPMYARFMAGKFPFMMFGLPAAALAMYHTAKTNKRKGIAGILFAAALTSFLTGITEPIEFTFLFVAPVLYAIHAVLAGLSFMLMHIFQVGVGQTFSGGFIDYVLFGLLQFSRSNPLPILFVGAVYSVIYYFVFKFIILKFNLQTPGREADDEESKLYTRADYNEKQAGGSRAEQIIAGLGGAANIVNVDACATRLRLSVHDEQLVDETALKATGAAGVLKTKGAVQVVYGPQVSVIQSEVSESLGRD; this is encoded by the coding sequence TATATGGGCTTAATGAGCTCATGGGTAATGGTACGATTTGGTATTCATTTTTTACAATTTTAAAAGCAGCAGGAGATGTTGTTTTTGCAAATTTACCAGTATTATTTGCATTAGGAGTAGCAATTGGTATGGCTAATACAGAAAAAGCAACAGCTGCTATTGCATCACTGGTTGGATTTTTAGTCCTTACGGCGACAATGTCTGCGCTTCTGCATATAGGCTGGGGTGCAAAGTTGATTGATTTAGGCTATACATTAGAACAGTTTCCTGAGCTTGGCGGACAGTTAACGCAGTTGGCAAATGATCCTTTGGCTTATAGTAGTGCGTTAAATGGTGCGATAGGAACTCAACAGGCTTTGGGTGGTCAAACAACAGTATTAGGGATGCAGACGCTAAATATGGGTGTATTTGCTGGAATTATTGTTGGATTACTAACAGCTGCACTGCATAATAAGTTTTATAAAATTGAGTTACCAGCAGCAATTTCGTTTTTTGGTGGTACTCGATTTGTGCCAATTGTCACAGCAGTAACCATGATCTTTATTGGCATTCTCCTTTATTTCGTTTGGCCGTTTGTACAAAATGGTATTTCAATCTTAGCGTATGGTATTAATTCACTCGGCTATTTCGGGACGTTCCTATACGGTCTTATTGAACGCTCATTGATACCATTTGGATTGCATCATGTGTTCTATACACCATTCTGGCAAACTTCACTCGGTGGAACTCTTGAGGTTGGTGGTAAAATGATTCAAGGTGCACAAAACATTGTGTTTGCGCAGCTTGCAGATCCGAACACTGCGATTATTGATCCAATGTATGCGCGTTTTATGGCTGGAAAGTTTCCGTTTATGATGTTTGGGCTGCCAGCAGCAGCCTTGGCTATGTACCATACTGCAAAGACAAATAAGCGCAAAGGAATTGCGGGAATATTATTTGCGGCAGCGTTGACTTCGTTTTTAACGGGGATTACAGAACCAATCGAATTTACGTTCTTATTTGTAGCTCCGGTGTTATATGCAATACATGCAGTATTAGCTGGTTTATCATTCATGTTAATGCATATTTTCCAGGTTGGAGTTGGACAGACTTTTTCGGGAGGCTTTATTGATTATGTATTGTTTGGGTTATTACAATTTAGCCGCTCGAATCCATTGCCAATCTTGTTTGTTGGCGCAGTATATAGTGTCATCTATTACTTTGTTTTTAAATTCATTATTCTTAAATTCAATTTACAAACTCCTGGACGAGAAGCTGATGATGAAGAGTCAAAACTCTATACTAGAGCTGATTACAACGAAAAGCAAGCAGGTGGCAGTCGTGCAGAACAAATCATTGCTGGACTTGGTGGAGCTGCAAACATCGTAAATGTTGATGCATGTGCAACTCGATTACGACTATCAGTACACGATGAGCAGTTAGTCGATGAAACTGCACTAAAAGCTACCGGAGCCGCTGGTGTGTTAAAAACTAAAGGCGCAGTACAAGTTGTTTATGGGCCTCAGGTCTCAGTGATTCAATCAGAGGTGAGCGAATCACTTGGACGTGATTAA